Proteins found in one Alteromonas macleodii genomic segment:
- a CDS encoding glycosyl hydrolase family 8, whose translation MVNIHSLIRAIFLLGITLLLMSCSTEEDSEFKSQYIAYKALFIDGGRVVDTGNDEVSHSEGQGYGMLFAVAANDKDTFDALWRWSKSTLMRDDSLFSWRYRPCVDNSAACIDDPNNASDGELLIAWALLRAHEQWGVSTYLEDAKAIVGAVEQKLLITNTNSVVLLPGEYGFTSEQAGKDSLQLNLSYWIFPAITDLAGISATPERWESVYKSGLALLSKMQFSSYKLPSDWVRFTPNNTDSDNKDIGTVSLDNVISPEFGFNAIRIPLQLSWSPQFRKNTQLAEELLAPYYAWWAVTPTPATVNLLNEETAEYEMSEGMKSVHIAVNSLMKSEAPEKPEWPPIDRNMDYYSASLTLLSMLAVLDNAS comes from the coding sequence ATGGTAAATATACACAGCCTTATCAGAGCAATATTTTTATTGGGTATCACGCTTTTGTTAATGTCGTGCTCTACTGAAGAAGATAGCGAATTTAAGTCTCAGTACATTGCGTATAAAGCGCTGTTTATTGATGGTGGGCGGGTAGTCGACACCGGAAATGATGAGGTATCACATAGCGAGGGGCAGGGGTACGGTATGCTCTTCGCCGTTGCCGCAAACGATAAAGACACTTTTGACGCGCTGTGGCGTTGGTCTAAAAGCACGTTAATGCGTGACGACAGTTTGTTTAGTTGGCGTTATCGCCCTTGTGTTGATAATTCAGCTGCTTGTATTGATGACCCTAATAACGCCTCTGATGGCGAACTTCTTATCGCATGGGCATTACTGCGTGCGCATGAGCAGTGGGGCGTAAGCACGTATCTGGAAGACGCTAAAGCAATTGTGGGTGCTGTCGAACAGAAGTTGTTGATAACTAACACCAACAGCGTTGTATTATTACCAGGTGAGTACGGATTTACGTCCGAACAAGCAGGCAAGGACAGTTTGCAGTTAAATTTGTCTTACTGGATTTTTCCCGCTATCACTGATTTGGCGGGAATATCCGCTACGCCCGAACGCTGGGAAAGCGTCTATAAGTCGGGCTTAGCTTTGCTGTCTAAAATGCAATTCTCTTCTTATAAGCTGCCAAGTGACTGGGTGCGTTTTACGCCTAACAATACGGACTCAGACAATAAGGATATTGGCACAGTAAGCCTAGATAACGTGATATCGCCTGAATTCGGATTTAATGCGATCCGCATCCCACTGCAGCTTTCATGGTCACCGCAATTTCGAAAAAACACTCAGTTAGCCGAAGAGTTACTAGCGCCATATTATGCATGGTGGGCTGTTACACCCACGCCAGCTACGGTCAACTTGTTAAACGAGGAAACAGCTGAGTACGAGATGTCTGAAGGTATGAAGTCGGTTCATATTGCAGTAAACAGCCTTATGAAATCAGAAGCGCCAGAAAAGCCTGAGTGGCCCCCAATCGACCGTAACATGGATTATTACTCTGCAAGTCTAACGCTGCTTTCCATGTTAGCGGTTTTGGATAACGCATCGTGA
- a CDS encoding cellulose biosynthesis cyclic di-GMP-binding regulatory protein BcsB, which yields MIKKYFMFMLCLCVSFGLAAQTDTYRLTEFFGGDETLRLQGKAATLDIPIPLSSVTKVDSARLRLEVLSSQALIKKRSQLYVRFNNATIGQVAFDPQRPSLVSEIEIPKSLWRAGFNSLTLAVSQHYAEQCVDGSAPELWSEINAYTSTLQLETSIDNKPFKLEDLSGFFNPGIGGQRDVQLYTAREIESELKQQTLPLVAQALALRNQYQPLIVEHDTFDDGYVLPQLKETENTYWGEENVARYERTAWYLERKEKQPVHVLIGTVDALSPVLSDEVINDIDGAFLKTQRTPAFVKDGEVIVPASYRLIVSGTTPIEVLEAAKALAVMDDAINPVSQVTILSQTQMKADTLQRNFVLAPDNHYTFQDLGVPTSQFRDEGTFNKRVSFRLPADFYVPENASVNLFLDFGYGAGFGPGSAMNVSVNDELVHGLALNNDNGQSFRDYQLRVPARFFKGGINNVDFDLSLRAPLAGVPCDDVSGEHLVFQLADSSAIEFPDAGNVAVQPNLALLSETAYPFARFKSAPVSTIVIPSDSYLGTALTLTAKLAQVAQVPLLNLQIREENNISTDGSAIVLGTPETLSQIEQSEFSTAIEATKRWSYRLQNNLYNRIRTLTDDMSFKAMRVDGHTVQESDLGEQAVLTAQEHPTSSQTDTMFIIAAQSPELLQARVADLVSLSMWGQMAGDFFAWKNALSPSLVMQVSDKYEVGAGDDNWLYLRLWLSNNPWYWLIGFVAIVFVVSLFIYLLLKRRNKQVQESW from the coding sequence ATGATTAAAAAATACTTTATGTTCATGTTGTGTTTGTGCGTATCATTCGGCCTCGCGGCCCAAACCGATACTTACAGGCTAACAGAGTTCTTCGGCGGCGACGAAACCCTGCGCCTTCAAGGCAAAGCCGCAACGCTAGATATACCTATACCTCTTAGTTCAGTTACGAAAGTAGACAGCGCTCGACTGCGGTTAGAAGTATTGAGCTCCCAAGCGTTGATCAAAAAACGCTCTCAACTTTATGTTAGGTTCAACAACGCGACTATCGGTCAGGTGGCTTTTGACCCTCAAAGGCCGTCTTTAGTATCTGAGATAGAAATACCCAAGTCTCTATGGCGAGCTGGCTTTAATTCACTGACGTTAGCCGTAAGCCAGCACTATGCCGAACAGTGCGTAGATGGCAGCGCACCTGAGCTATGGAGTGAAATTAATGCCTATACGTCAACGTTACAATTAGAAACATCAATTGATAACAAACCTTTTAAATTAGAAGATTTAAGCGGTTTCTTTAATCCAGGTATTGGCGGACAGAGGGACGTACAGCTTTACACTGCACGAGAGATTGAAAGTGAGCTAAAGCAACAAACTTTGCCCTTAGTGGCACAAGCTCTAGCGCTTAGAAATCAATACCAACCTTTAATTGTAGAGCACGATACCTTTGATGATGGTTATGTGTTGCCCCAACTAAAAGAGACTGAGAATACCTATTGGGGTGAGGAAAACGTAGCGCGTTATGAACGCACTGCTTGGTATTTGGAACGAAAAGAAAAGCAGCCCGTTCACGTATTGATTGGCACCGTAGATGCGTTATCTCCCGTTTTGTCTGATGAAGTAATAAACGATATTGACGGTGCATTTTTGAAAACCCAGCGAACGCCAGCATTTGTTAAAGATGGTGAAGTAATTGTACCGGCGAGCTATCGGCTTATCGTTAGTGGTACTACACCAATTGAAGTGCTTGAAGCTGCAAAAGCACTAGCGGTAATGGATGACGCTATCAATCCAGTCTCTCAAGTCACTATACTATCCCAAACTCAGATGAAAGCAGACACGCTTCAACGCAATTTTGTGCTGGCTCCTGATAATCATTACACATTCCAAGATTTAGGCGTGCCTACATCGCAATTTAGAGATGAAGGCACCTTCAACAAACGAGTATCGTTTAGATTACCTGCTGACTTTTACGTACCAGAGAATGCCAGCGTTAATTTGTTCTTAGATTTTGGGTATGGCGCGGGTTTCGGACCTGGCTCAGCAATGAATGTGAGCGTAAATGATGAATTGGTTCATGGCCTAGCGCTTAATAATGACAACGGTCAGTCGTTTAGAGATTATCAACTCAGGGTGCCAGCGCGCTTTTTTAAAGGAGGCATCAACAATGTCGACTTTGATTTGAGTTTACGCGCGCCACTTGCGGGAGTACCCTGTGATGATGTTTCAGGTGAGCATTTAGTCTTTCAGCTGGCAGATTCTTCTGCTATCGAGTTTCCAGATGCAGGAAATGTTGCCGTGCAGCCGAATTTGGCGTTATTGTCTGAAACTGCCTACCCGTTTGCACGATTCAAGTCGGCACCTGTTTCCACAATTGTCATTCCATCAGATAGCTACCTAGGTACCGCGCTAACGCTAACGGCTAAACTTGCACAAGTTGCACAAGTTCCTTTATTAAACCTGCAGATTAGAGAAGAAAATAACATTTCTACCGATGGCTCAGCTATTGTTTTAGGCACGCCTGAAACCCTTTCGCAAATTGAGCAGAGCGAATTTAGCACTGCGATAGAGGCGACTAAACGTTGGTCTTATCGATTGCAAAATAATTTGTACAACCGCATACGTACACTTACAGACGACATGTCTTTCAAAGCAATGCGTGTAGATGGGCATACAGTACAAGAAAGTGATTTAGGTGAGCAGGCAGTATTGACCGCCCAAGAGCATCCTACTTCATCTCAAACAGATACCATGTTCATTATTGCTGCACAAAGTCCTGAACTGCTTCAGGCGAGAGTTGCCGACCTGGTTAGTTTGTCAATGTGGGGGCAAATGGCTGGCGACTTCTTTGCTTGGAAAAATGCTCTATCACCATCATTGGTCATGCAAGTTAGCGATAAATATGAGGTAGGGGCAGGTGATGATAATTGGTTGTACTTGCGACTATGGCTTTCTAACAACCCATGGTATTGGCTCATAGGTTTCGTTGCTATTGTGTTTGTGGTCAGCCTGTTTATATATTTACTGTTGAAACGCAGAAACAAACAAGTACAAGAATCATGGTAA